A DNA window from Aureibaculum sp. 2308TA14-22 contains the following coding sequences:
- a CDS encoding TonB-dependent receptor, producing the protein MLKKINLLLVFFCFISNLVEAQNDTVKLKEVVISTNRISIPYFKTSRTINLITAKEIKNSTATNVVDVLQQVAGIDVRQRGVDGTQSDLYIRGGSFDQTLILIDGIKMDDAQTGHHTMNAMVSLDNIERIEIIKGPAARVFGQNAFAGAINIVTKKISSDGLNASVGYGSYSNLKIAAGYRRAFANGDLQIHAQKQKSDGYRANSDFDNTSVFLKSKIKSYNFLVSLSERKFGAENFYTSNPDWNEYEETQTSLFAISSEYNTKNLVIKPRIYWRRNQDMFLLKRFDPSFFRNFHISNKIAAETNFELTSGLGKTGFGIDLNKVYLSSNNLGNRDRLMLTSFLEHRFEIGNQLDITPGLAFTYFSDFDTQIFPGLDVGFSVSDQIKIYGNIGYTYRIPTYTDLYYSDPANEGNPDLKPESALSEEIGFKYTTPKIQFNLAFFNRDSDNLIDYTKENEADKWKAQNFSKVNTKGFETSFRYNFNAAGFNQYIKLGYNFIDDDIKDVDATFTRYGLNSLKHQVTSSFHTQFLSFLDQSVSFRFVERTNGQTFNLVDVKLRVKFNKMEISANANNIFNTEYREQGLIPMPKGNFMFGLSYNFL; encoded by the coding sequence ATGCTAAAAAAAATAAATCTTCTATTAGTGTTTTTTTGCTTTATAAGCAACTTAGTTGAAGCCCAAAACGATACCGTAAAATTAAAAGAAGTAGTCATTTCTACAAACAGAATATCAATACCTTATTTTAAAACTTCAAGAACTATAAACTTAATAACTGCTAAAGAAATTAAAAACTCTACAGCCACTAATGTTGTTGATGTTTTGCAACAGGTTGCAGGAATAGATGTACGGCAAAGGGGTGTTGACGGCACACAATCCGATCTTTATATTAGAGGGGGTAGTTTTGATCAAACCCTTATTTTAATTGATGGTATTAAAATGGATGACGCACAAACGGGTCATCATACTATGAATGCTATGGTTTCTTTAGATAATATTGAACGCATTGAAATCATTAAAGGCCCAGCTGCTAGAGTGTTTGGTCAAAATGCCTTTGCTGGAGCTATAAATATTGTTACTAAAAAAATTAGTTCTGATGGGTTAAATGCATCAGTAGGCTATGGTTCATATTCAAATTTAAAAATAGCAGCAGGGTATAGAAGGGCATTCGCTAATGGTGATTTGCAAATCCATGCTCAAAAGCAAAAATCAGATGGGTATAGAGCTAATTCTGATTTTGACAATACTTCGGTATTTTTAAAATCGAAAATAAAAAGTTATAACTTTTTGGTTTCGTTGAGTGAACGGAAATTTGGTGCGGAAAATTTTTACACCTCGAATCCAGATTGGAATGAATATGAAGAAACACAGACAAGTTTATTTGCAATATCGTCTGAATACAATACTAAAAATCTAGTTATAAAGCCAAGAATTTATTGGAGAAGAAATCAAGATATGTTTTTGTTAAAACGGTTTGACCCAAGTTTTTTTAGAAACTTTCATATCTCAAATAAAATTGCTGCCGAAACCAATTTTGAACTGACCTCTGGTCTGGGTAAAACAGGATTTGGAATAGACCTAAACAAAGTGTATTTATCGAGTAATAATTTGGGCAACCGCGATAGATTAATGTTAACTTCTTTTTTAGAACATCGTTTTGAAATCGGTAATCAATTGGATATAACACCAGGACTGGCATTTACCTATTTTTCTGATTTTGACACACAGATTTTCCCTGGTTTAGATGTGGGTTTTTCGGTTTCCGACCAAATTAAAATTTACGGGAATATAGGCTACACATATCGTATTCCTACATATACGGATTTATATTATTCCGATCCGGCAAATGAAGGTAATCCTGATTTAAAACCAGAATCTGCTCTTTCTGAAGAGATCGGCTTTAAATATACTACACCTAAAATCCAATTCAATTTGGCTTTTTTTAACAGAGATTCAGATAATTTAATTGACTATACCAAAGAAAACGAAGCTGATAAATGGAAAGCTCAAAATTTTAGCAAGGTCAACACCAAAGGTTTTGAAACATCGTTCCGTTATAATTTTAATGCGGCTGGTTTTAATCAATATATAAAATTGGGCTATAATTTTATTGATGACGATATTAAAGATGTTGATGCAACCTTTACTAGATATGGACTAAATAGTTTAAAACACCAAGTTACATCGAGCTTTCATACGCAATTTTTATCTTTTTTAGATCAAAGTGTCAGTTTTAGGTTTGTGGAAAGAACAAATGGACAAACCTTCAATTTGGTAGATGTTAAGTTAAGAGTCAAGTTCAACAAAATGGAAATTTCTGCAAATGCAAATAATATCTTTAATACGGAATATAGAGAGCAAGGTTTGATACCAATGCCAAAGGGAAATTTTATGTTTGGGCTATCCTATAATTTTCTATAG
- a CDS encoding serine hydrolase: MRALFFIILLFSAACSQTQKNPLEKALTSKEEKIRAVMDSLEQYEVQILFTEVSRDIENNIVFKDFEFQVNDNNYFYPASTVKFPTAILALEKLNEDNRFDRNTKFFVEGDSLTTTFANEIKKIFAVSDNEANNRLFEYLGQDEINTRLKTKGIKARFSHRLSVPDSDELTTKPLLFYINDSTTTPTTQIVNKSLESLSIEKLSKGKGYLDKGELVNKPMDFSFKNYLPVTSLHNTMKQLMFPEIYPKEKQFHLLENDRKFLMDMMKISPKEAGYNGDEYYDSYVKFLMFGDDKSAMPDHIEIYNKVGYAYGYLTDCAYIKNRTTNKEYIITATIHVNKNRIFNDGVYETETIGIPFLAELGRQLVLK; the protein is encoded by the coding sequence ATGAGAGCTTTATTTTTTATTATACTGCTGTTTAGTGCTGCATGCTCACAAACACAAAAAAATCCACTTGAAAAAGCATTGACCTCTAAAGAAGAGAAGATACGTGCTGTAATGGATAGCTTGGAACAGTATGAGGTGCAAATTTTATTTACCGAAGTAAGTAGAGATATAGAAAATAATATTGTCTTTAAAGATTTCGAATTTCAGGTTAATGATAACAACTATTTTTATCCAGCAAGTACGGTAAAATTCCCAACCGCCATTTTAGCCTTGGAAAAACTGAACGAAGATAATCGGTTTGACAGAAATACCAAGTTTTTTGTTGAAGGTGATTCGCTCACCACTACTTTTGCTAATGAAATCAAAAAAATATTTGCCGTAAGCGATAATGAAGCCAATAACAGGTTGTTTGAATATCTGGGGCAAGATGAAATCAATACTCGCCTAAAAACCAAAGGTATAAAAGCACGTTTTTCACATCGATTATCTGTGCCAGATTCAGACGAGCTTACCACCAAACCGCTTCTTTTTTATATAAACGATAGTACTACAACGCCCACTACTCAGATAGTAAACAAGTCGTTGGAATCTTTGAGCATTGAAAAATTAAGTAAAGGGAAAGGGTATTTGGACAAGGGCGAATTGGTCAATAAACCTATGGATTTTTCTTTTAAAAATTATCTACCTGTTACTTCTTTACACAATACGATGAAACAATTGATGTTTCCTGAAATTTATCCTAAAGAAAAACAATTTCATTTATTGGAAAATGATAGGAAGTTTTTGATGGATATGATGAAAATTTCGCCCAAAGAAGCGGGTTATAATGGCGATGAATATTATGATAGTTATGTGAAATTTTTGATGTTTGGCGATGATAAATCGGCCATGCCAGACCACATTGAAATATATAATAAAGTAGGGTATGCCTATGGGTATTTGACCGATTGTGCATATATAAAAAACAGAACAACCAACAAAGAATATATCATCACCGCTACCATACACGTTAATAAAAATAGAATTTTTAACGATGGCGTCTATGAAACCGAAACCATTGGTATTCCTTTTTTAGCAGAGCTAGGCAGACAATTGGTTCTTAAATAA
- a CDS encoding YciI family protein codes for MKTLLLIFALVISTSFYAQEETATFDEKLANELGADNYGMKRYVMAFLKKGPNRTKDSIKATNLQMAHMSNIKRLAEEGKLAIAGPFLDNGELRGIYIFNVETVDEAKKLTETDPAIQAGSLVMELHPWYGSAALGLVAKYHDKISKVKM; via the coding sequence ATGAAAACTTTACTTTTAATTTTTGCACTGGTCATATCAACTTCTTTTTACGCTCAAGAAGAAACAGCAACTTTTGATGAAAAACTGGCTAATGAACTAGGTGCGGATAACTATGGAATGAAGCGTTATGTAATGGCCTTTTTAAAAAAAGGACCAAATAGAACCAAAGATTCTATTAAAGCGACGAATTTACAAATGGCACATATGTCAAATATAAAAAGACTGGCTGAAGAAGGGAAATTAGCAATTGCTGGACCATTTTTAGATAATGGAGAATTAAGGGGTATTTACATTTTTAACGTTGAAACCGTTGATGAAGCTAAAAAATTAACAGAAACCGACCCTGCAATACAAGCAGGAAGCTTGGTTATGGAGCTTCACCCTTGGTACGGTTCTGCAGCATTAGGTTTAGTGGCTAAATATCATGATAAAATTTCTAAAGTTAAAATGTAA
- a CDS encoding TfoX/Sxy family protein: MSYCTKLADRIREYVINFSDLTIEEKKMFGGLAFMVNGKMCVSVSKNCWMCRFDPILEEKLAEKHGYEPMVMKGKTLKGYCYVLSEGVRTQRIFKHWINLYLKFNERVKSSKNNKNIFI, translated from the coding sequence ATGTCCTACTGTACCAAACTTGCCGACAGAATAAGAGAATACGTAATTAATTTCTCCGATTTAACCATTGAAGAAAAGAAAATGTTCGGCGGGCTGGCTTTTATGGTTAATGGAAAAATGTGCGTCAGCGTGAGTAAGAATTGTTGGATGTGCAGGTTTGATCCAATTTTAGAAGAAAAGTTGGCAGAAAAACATGGTTACGAACCCATGGTTATGAAAGGTAAAACCTTAAAAGGCTATTGCTATGTACTTTCCGAAGGGGTCAGAACCCAAAGGATTTTTAAACATTGGATTAACTTGTATTTAAAGTTCAATGAAAGAGTGAAATCATCAAAAAACAATAAAAATATTTTTATATGA
- a CDS encoding polysaccharide deacetylase family protein yields the protein MKNKILFLLFLTTITLSAQPKVSFTFDDGSTANRPGYPFEQWNKMLLDNLDDADLKAVFFVTGRNKTNEKGKFLLKSWNDKGHNIANHTFTHPNYNNEKISFEDFKKEIIKTDKVIKKYDNYIKLFRFPYLKEGNTQAKVDSIRKFLIEQDYKNGYVTIDASDWYVDSRLIKRLKENPKADIEGFKKYYLDHLFEKAEYYEKISFQLTGRHIKHTLLLHHNLAAALFLDDLILHFKEKGWELIDADDAFKDPIFDSKPKSAGESLIWSLAKDSDKLKHLIRYPAEDSQYEKAKMDKLGL from the coding sequence ATGAAAAATAAAATTTTATTTCTTTTATTTCTTACCACGATTACACTTTCCGCCCAACCCAAAGTGAGCTTTACCTTTGATGATGGCTCAACAGCAAACAGGCCAGGTTATCCTTTTGAGCAATGGAACAAAATGTTACTTGACAATTTAGATGATGCCGATTTAAAAGCAGTTTTCTTTGTTACTGGTCGTAATAAAACAAATGAAAAAGGTAAATTTCTATTGAAAAGCTGGAACGATAAAGGTCATAATATTGCAAATCATACTTTTACGCACCCAAATTACAATAATGAAAAAATAAGTTTTGAAGATTTTAAAAAAGAAATCATCAAGACCGATAAAGTTATTAAAAAGTATGACAACTATATTAAACTTTTCCGGTTTCCTTATTTAAAAGAGGGTAACACTCAAGCAAAAGTAGATAGCATCAGAAAGTTTCTGATAGAACAAGATTATAAAAACGGTTATGTAACTATTGATGCTTCAGATTGGTATGTGGATAGTCGATTAATAAAACGCTTAAAAGAAAATCCGAAAGCAGATATTGAAGGTTTTAAAAAATATTACTTAGACCATCTTTTTGAAAAAGCAGAATATTACGAGAAAATCTCATTCCAGTTAACGGGCAGACATATTAAACATACTTTGCTATTACATCATAATTTAGCTGCTGCTCTGTTTTTAGATGATTTGATTTTACATTTTAAGGAAAAAGGTTGGGAACTTATTGATGCCGATGATGCTTTTAAAGACCCTATTTTTGATTCAAAACCTAAAAGTGCTGGTGAGAGTTTAATTTGGTCTTTGGCAAAAGATTCGGATAAACTTAAGCATTTAATAAGATATCCAGCGGAAGACAGCCAGTACGAAAAAGCTAAAATGGATAAGTTAGGATTGTGA
- a CDS encoding secondary thiamine-phosphate synthase enzyme YjbQ — MKTFQKEIKLKPFKRGFHLITDVILKAIPEIEEIKIGMFQVFIKHSSASLTINENADPTVRQDFESHFNVMVPENASYYMHTYEGADDMPAHIKASLLGASVQVPITNGKLNLGIWQGVYLCEHRNYANSRSLVITAFGN; from the coding sequence ATGAAAACTTTTCAAAAAGAAATAAAATTAAAACCTTTTAAAAGAGGGTTTCATCTAATTACGGATGTAATACTTAAAGCCATTCCCGAAATAGAAGAAATTAAGATTGGAATGTTTCAAGTGTTTATAAAACATTCTTCGGCCAGTTTAACCATAAACGAAAATGCCGACCCAACAGTAAGACAAGATTTTGAAAGCCATTTTAACGTAATGGTTCCAGAAAATGCTTCGTATTACATGCATACCTATGAAGGAGCAGATGATATGCCTGCCCATATAAAAGCATCACTTTTGGGAGCTTCTGTGCAGGTGCCAATTACAAATGGTAAATTAAATTTAGGAATATGGCAAGGTGTTTATCTCTGCGAGCATCGTAATTATGCTAATTCAAGATCTTTGGTTATTACAGCTTTTGGAAATTAA
- a CDS encoding HAD family hydrolase: MDLSKVKLVVTDLDGTLLNSKHEVSDEFFNLFNQLKDHIHFVAASGRQYHSMRSKFESILEDITIVAENGGITMQGDKELLFTDLEAEKTQQLISIIRQLNGGYAVLCGKESAYIETEDQDFISLFDEYYSKYKIVKDLKEVMDDNILKIAVYHFKSSEKYLYPALKHLEHEIKIKVSGKNWLDMSHANANKGYALEHLQQKMGISKAETMVFGDYNNDLEMLSLADFSYAMENAHPNVKKIANFSTKSNNEQGVEIVLEQLLKSKC; this comes from the coding sequence ATGGATTTATCTAAAGTTAAATTAGTAGTAACAGATTTGGACGGAACATTACTGAACTCAAAACATGAAGTCAGTGATGAATTTTTCAACTTGTTTAATCAATTAAAAGATCATATTCATTTTGTTGCTGCAAGTGGCCGACAATATCACAGCATGCGTTCTAAATTTGAGTCCATTTTAGAAGATATAACTATTGTTGCCGAAAATGGGGGCATTACCATGCAAGGAGATAAAGAACTCTTATTTACAGATTTAGAAGCGGAAAAAACGCAACAATTAATTTCAATAATCCGTCAACTAAATGGTGGTTACGCGGTGCTATGCGGAAAGGAAAGTGCCTATATTGAAACTGAAGATCAAGATTTTATATCATTATTTGATGAATATTATAGTAAATACAAAATTGTTAAAGATCTTAAAGAGGTTATGGATGACAATATTTTAAAAATAGCTGTTTACCATTTTAAATCTTCCGAGAAATATCTTTACCCTGCTTTAAAGCATCTAGAGCATGAGATAAAAATCAAAGTTTCAGGTAAAAATTGGTTGGACATGTCGCATGCCAATGCAAATAAAGGTTATGCCTTAGAACATTTACAACAAAAAATGGGAATTAGTAAAGCTGAGACTATGGTTTTTGGTGATTATAACAACGATTTGGAGATGTTATCATTGGCCGATTTTAGTTATGCTATGGAAAATGCCCATCCTAACGTAAAAAAAATCGCTAATTTTTCAACGAAGAGCAACAATGAACAAGGTGTTGAAATTGTTTTGGAACAATTACTTAAATCTAAATGTTAA
- the rplT gene encoding 50S ribosomal protein L20, with translation MPRSVNSVAKRARRKKILKQAKGYFGRRKNVYTVAKNAVEKAMSYSYRDRKNNKRNFRGLWIQRINAGARQHGMSYSQFMGKVKANNIELNRKVLADLAMNHPDAFKAIVDKVK, from the coding sequence ATGCCAAGATCGGTAAACTCAGTAGCTAAAAGAGCTCGTAGAAAAAAAATATTAAAACAAGCTAAAGGTTATTTTGGAAGACGTAAAAATGTTTACACAGTAGCTAAAAATGCGGTAGAAAAAGCAATGTCTTATTCTTACCGTGATAGAAAAAACAACAAACGTAACTTTAGAGGATTGTGGATTCAGCGGATAAACGCTGGAGCTCGTCAACATGGAATGTCTTATTCTCAATTTATGGGCAAAGTAAAAGCCAATAATATTGAACTGAACAGAAAAGTGTTGGCTGATTTAGCAATGAATCATCCTGACGCTTTCAAAGCAATCGTAGATAAAGTTAAATAA
- the rpmI gene encoding 50S ribosomal protein L35 yields MPKMKTKSSAKKRFKLTGTGKIKRKHAFKSHILTKKSKKRKLKLTHSGLVHKADEMNVLKMLKLK; encoded by the coding sequence ATGCCTAAAATGAAAACAAAATCTAGTGCTAAAAAACGCTTTAAGCTAACAGGTACTGGTAAAATTAAAAGAAAGCATGCTTTTAAGAGTCATATATTGACAAAAAAATCTAAAAAGCGTAAGCTAAAATTAACACATTCAGGATTAGTACATAAAGCTGATGAAATGAACGTGTTAAAAATGTTAAAATTAAAATAG
- the infC gene encoding translation initiation factor IF-3: MQKEDAHRINGNIRAQEVRLVGDNVEIGVYPLAQAKKIAEELELDLVEISPNASPPVCKVIDYKKFLYEQKKREKALKAKASKVVMKEIRFGPNTDDHDYDFKKKHAIKFLSEGAKLKAYVFFKGRSIVYKDQGEILLLRLATDLEDYGKVEQLPRLEGKRMTMFIAPKKK, translated from the coding sequence ATACAAAAAGAAGATGCACATCGCATAAACGGTAACATTCGAGCTCAAGAAGTTCGTTTAGTTGGAGATAACGTAGAAATAGGAGTTTATCCTTTAGCACAAGCAAAGAAAATTGCTGAAGAGTTAGAGTTAGATCTTGTAGAGATATCGCCAAATGCATCACCACCAGTTTGTAAAGTTATTGACTATAAAAAGTTTTTATACGAACAAAAGAAACGCGAAAAAGCTTTAAAAGCTAAAGCGAGTAAAGTTGTAATGAAAGAGATCCGTTTTGGTCCAAATACTGACGACCATGATTATGATTTCAAAAAGAAACATGCTATTAAGTTTTTAAGCGAAGGTGCTAAGCTTAAGGCGTATGTATTTTTTAAAGGTCGTTCGATAGTTTACAAGGATCAAGGTGAAATTTTATTATTAAGGTTAGCCACCGATTTGGAAGATTACGGTAAGGTAGAACAATTACCAAGATTAGAAGGGAAACGAATGACAATGTTTATTGCTCCAAAGAAAAAATAA
- the thrS gene encoding threonine--tRNA ligase, with the protein MIKITLPDGSVKEVAKNSTPMDVAKSISEGLARNVISAKFNDNIVETSTELVEDGTLILYTWKDEEGKNAFWHSSAHLLAQSILNYYPNAKLTIGPAIENGFYYDVDFGDDTLSDNDFKKIEDIMIEFARQKFEFKLRAVSKADALNYYKERNNEFKVELIENLTDGEITFCDHADFTDLCRGGHIPNTGFIKAVKIMSVAGAYWRGDENNKQLTRVYGISFPKQKELTEYLHRLEEAKKRDHRKLGKELELFTFSQKVGQGLPLWLPKGAALRERLENFLKKAQKQAGYEMVVTPHIGQKELYVTSGHYAKYGEDSFQPINTPKEDEEFLLKPMNCPHHCEIYNNKPYSYKDLPKRFAEFGTVYRYEQSGELHGLTRVRGFTQDDAHIFCTPDQLDQEFKNVIDLSLYVLNSLGLDNYTAQVSVRDMDDPDKYIGDPELWDKAEQAIINAAEDKGLPYIIESGEAAFYGPKLDFMVKDALGRKWQLGTIQVDYTLPERFDLSYKGSDNQLHRPVMIHRAPFGSMERFIALLLEHTGGNFPLWLMPEQVILLPISEKYEKYSKKVLQLLENYEIRGLIDNRNEKTGKKIRDAEVTKIPFMIIIGEDEENSETISVRKHGGEDLGKMTVKDFSSLVNKEINSTLEQFKFN; encoded by the coding sequence ATGATTAAAATTACGTTACCTGACGGTTCTGTTAAGGAAGTTGCAAAAAATAGCACTCCGATGGATGTTGCTAAAAGTATTAGTGAAGGTTTAGCTAGAAATGTTATTTCGGCAAAGTTCAATGATAATATTGTTGAAACCTCAACAGAACTTGTTGAAGATGGCACTTTAATTTTATATACTTGGAAAGATGAAGAGGGCAAGAATGCTTTTTGGCACTCGTCTGCACATCTTTTGGCACAATCAATTCTAAATTACTACCCTAACGCTAAGCTGACTATTGGTCCAGCTATTGAAAATGGGTTTTATTATGATGTAGATTTTGGCGATGATACCTTATCAGACAATGACTTTAAGAAGATAGAAGATATAATGATCGAATTTGCACGTCAAAAGTTTGAATTTAAATTGCGTGCGGTTTCAAAAGCGGATGCTTTAAATTATTATAAGGAGCGTAATAATGAGTTTAAAGTTGAGTTGATCGAAAACTTGACTGATGGTGAGATTACATTTTGCGATCATGCTGATTTTACAGATTTATGTCGCGGTGGCCACATCCCTAATACTGGATTCATAAAAGCAGTTAAAATAATGAGTGTAGCCGGTGCCTATTGGCGAGGTGATGAAAACAATAAGCAACTAACCCGTGTTTATGGTATTTCGTTTCCAAAACAAAAGGAGCTAACTGAATATTTACATCGACTTGAAGAAGCTAAAAAACGTGATCATAGAAAATTAGGTAAGGAACTTGAATTGTTTACTTTTTCGCAAAAAGTGGGACAAGGTTTACCTTTATGGTTACCGAAAGGTGCTGCTTTGCGTGAAAGATTAGAGAATTTTTTGAAAAAAGCACAAAAACAGGCAGGTTACGAAATGGTGGTAACACCACATATTGGTCAAAAAGAATTGTACGTAACCTCAGGACATTATGCTAAGTATGGTGAGGATAGTTTTCAACCGATTAATACCCCAAAAGAGGATGAAGAATTTTTGCTAAAACCGATGAACTGCCCACATCATTGTGAAATTTACAATAACAAACCGTATTCTTATAAAGATTTACCAAAACGTTTTGCAGAATTTGGTACGGTATATAGATATGAGCAAAGTGGTGAGCTACATGGTTTAACTCGTGTTAGAGGTTTTACTCAAGATGATGCTCACATTTTTTGTACCCCTGATCAATTAGACCAAGAATTTAAAAATGTTATTGACTTATCCTTATATGTACTAAATTCTTTAGGGTTAGACAATTATACCGCTCAAGTTTCAGTTAGGGATATGGATGATCCTGATAAATACATTGGAGACCCTGAACTTTGGGATAAGGCTGAACAAGCAATTATTAATGCCGCTGAAGACAAAGGATTGCCTTATATTATAGAAAGTGGTGAAGCTGCCTTTTACGGGCCTAAACTAGACTTTATGGTAAAGGATGCTTTAGGTAGAAAATGGCAATTAGGCACCATTCAGGTTGACTATACTTTGCCTGAACGTTTTGATTTATCTTACAAAGGCTCTGACAATCAATTACATAGACCTGTAATGATTCATAGAGCCCCTTTTGGATCTATGGAACGTTTTATTGCCTTATTATTAGAGCATACTGGAGGCAACTTTCCACTATGGCTTATGCCTGAGCAAGTTATTTTACTGCCAATCAGTGAGAAATATGAAAAATATAGTAAAAAAGTTTTACAATTGCTGGAAAATTACGAAATTCGCGGCCTGATTGATAATAGAAACGAAAAGACGGGTAAAAAGATTAGAGACGCAGAAGTTACTAAGATTCCGTTTATGATTATTATAGGTGAAGATGAGGAAAACTCTGAAACTATTTCAGTTAGAAAGCACGGAGGTGAAGATTTAGGAAAAATGACAGTTAAAGATTTTTCATCTTTGGTAAACAAAGAAATAAATAGTACATTAGAACAGTTTAAGTTTAATTAA
- a CDS encoding 3-keto-disaccharide hydrolase produces MIRIKLSLGMLLSILFLSCASSQKTTSLFNGKDLSGWEIYGSEKWGVEDGLLVCESGPDKQYGYLATEKEYKDFELTIDFKQSANGNSGVFFRSSIEGTKIAGWQVEVAPPKHDTGGIYESYGRGWLIKPDAEKDSYLKFGEWNTMKIRVVGDTVTTWLNGHQMITLQDEKIGEANGKIALQIHDGGGIKVSWRNINIKEL; encoded by the coding sequence ATGATAAGAATAAAATTAAGTTTAGGAATGTTATTGTCCATATTGTTTTTAAGTTGTGCTTCCTCACAAAAAACTACAAGTCTTTTTAACGGTAAAGATTTGTCAGGCTGGGAAATTTATGGTTCAGAGAAATGGGGTGTAGAAGACGGATTATTGGTTTGCGAAAGTGGACCAGATAAACAATATGGTTATTTGGCTACCGAAAAGGAGTATAAGGATTTTGAATTGACCATAGATTTTAAACAATCTGCTAATGGAAATAGTGGTGTGTTTTTTAGATCGAGTATTGAGGGAACAAAGATAGCTGGGTGGCAAGTGGAAGTAGCTCCTCCAAAACACGATACTGGAGGTATTTATGAATCTTATGGAAGAGGATGGTTGATAAAACCCGATGCTGAAAAAGACAGCTATTTAAAATTCGGAGAGTGGAATACGATGAAAATACGTGTTGTTGGCGATACCGTTACTACTTGGTTAAACGGACACCAGATGATAACTTTGCAAGATGAAAAAATTGGAGAAGCAAATGGAAAAATTGCTTTACAAATTCATGACGGTGGTGGCATAAAGGTTTCCTGGAGAAATATTAACATTAAAGAATTATAA